In Colletotrichum higginsianum IMI 349063 chromosome 1, whole genome shotgun sequence, one genomic interval encodes:
- a CDS encoding Protein kinase domain-containing protein, translating to MAVDQSEYVPFGVAGEFNHDSSAHGGVNVNGNNPENPALRLTADDGTETELGNVENVEPVAGGLVRAMTGLENDLSSVRSLIKSKTPSDVQTIVIDHGDTAQLQQQDQEGQVSAPESPGNDLAGIGGTLGEERMEADDKLELSDAEGEDADDLWSLLDDNLITPPPHDGKKFLPLNELRRIIAKPKVRRALRSIFPDEKAAEYANAVCNRTIYNDNQRTTRQRMFAILVLTENIGALPSLIDEDLHDAHLPFQEVRDEGGKKWYLCCKGKDGTRIRFEGSRKWTNPKIKSFVDKQWHFLSPFFDMLANKPLAYLLEPMVILPFLDGDEGHHNTVYGGYSTVWRVKIHHAHHNYTHRAEPYFAIKKLLSVDKRAFNQELQALKTFNRQGHKHLTKLLATYEYHGYRFFLFPWADGNLREFWQRFDRPKPSLQLVKWVAEQFAGLASGLELIQHPPRDSMKVEDPKDYGRHGDLKPENVLWFRDSDQPHNVPGDGNLKITDFGLTRFHRDITKSKDNARGLGVSLTYKAPEVDVVDRVSQAYDLWTMGLLLLEFVTWYLKGWEGVDEFSKNRSKDDVGNEFSMDTFYNLGTQNGRTVAILKPSVKKVCDFISYCFFGCSCKAQWAQHLHQDPHCSLFLHVLITYITHHLIRVNYNERDTSKEVAQKLKDMAEKCARDPQYAWYGCPKPPNKSDTARTDNTVSDDGYGGADRQEVADSCHTSPETCFHDIYKPDPMEDVVALDDLRNDTPTPTRRTFANGSDVMPPPRSNTTMQQALHEQTPETMGFPYQYQFTSALTHSPPPSPHFTSQASTITENGDEERLTLKRDRDDIFNDSLGREVKQPKLDANGMGL from the exons ATGGCAGTAGACCAGTCG GAATATGTTCCATTCGGTGTAGCAGGG GAGTTTAATCATGACTCAAGTGCACATGGCGGTGTCAATGTCAATGGGAACAACCCGGAGAATCCCGCATTGCGTTTGactgccgacgacggcacagAAACGGAGCTGGGCAATGTCGAAAATGTCGAACCTGTTGCTGGCGGGCTCGTGAGAGCTATGACGGGACTAGAGAATGACCTCTCCTCAGTGAGATCACTGATCAAGTCAAAGACTCCTTCTGATGTTCAAACGATCGTCATCGACCATGGTGACACAGCACAGTTACAGCAACAAGACCAAGAGGGTCAGGTTTCTGCTCCCGAGTCGCCTGGAAACGATCTTGCAGGTATCGGCGGGACACTTGGAGAGGAAAGGATGGAAGCCGACGACAAGCTTGAGCTGTCGGATGCCGAAGGCGAGGATGCAGACGACCTCTGGAGCTTGCTCGACGACAACCTCATCACCCCACCGCCACACGATGGCAAGAAGTTTCTTCCCTTGAACGAGCTTCGAAGGATCATTGCGAAGCCCAAGGTCCGGCGGGCGTTGAGAAGCATTTTCCCGGACGAGAAGGCTGCTGAGTACGCCAACGCCGTGTGCAACAGGACCATCTACAACGACAACCAACGGACGACGCGGCAGAGGATGTTCGCCATTCTTGTGCTCACGGAAAACATTGGCGCTTTACCCAGCCTCATTGACGAAGACCTCCACGACGCACACCTCCCTTTCCAGGAAGTTCGAGACGAAGGCGGGAAGAAATGGTACTTGTGTTGCAAAGGGAAAGACGGCACTCGCATTCGATTCGAGGGAAGTCGCAAGTGGACAAACCCGAAGATCAAATCCTTTGTTGACAAGCAGTGgcactttctctctcctttctTCGACATGTTGGCAAACAAGCCGTTGGCATATCTTCTCGAGCCCATGGTCATTCTTCCCTTTCTTGATGGGGACGAGGGACACCACAACACGGTCTATGGCGGTTACAGCACGGTTTGGAGAGTCAAGATCCACCATGCGCATCATAACTATACACAC CGTGCGGAACCTTACTTTGCGATCAAGAAGCTGCTTTCCGTCGACAAGCGTGCCTTCAACCAGGAGCTTCAGGCGCTGAAGACGTTCAACCGTCAAGGCCACAAACACCTGACCAAGTTGCTGGCGACGTACGAGTATCACGGTTACCGGTTTTTCCTCTTTCCATGGGCGGACGGCAACCTCCGAGAGTTCTGGCAGAGATTTGATCGTCCGAAACCAAGTCTTCAACTAGTCAAGTGGGTAGCAGAGCAGTTCGCTGGCCTAGCGTCTGGCCTCGAGCTCATTCAGCATCCGCCGCGGGACAGTATGAAGGTGGAAGACCCCAAAGATTATGGTCGACATGGAGACTTGAAGCCAGAGAATGTGCTATGGTTCAGGGACAGCGATCAACCTCACAACGTCCCGGGCGACGGTAATCTCAAGATTACGGATTTCGGCCTGACCCGATTCCACCGAGACATTACCAAGTCCAAGGACAATGCTCGAGGGCTTGGCGTTTCACTGACATACAAGGCCCCCGAGGTCGATGTGGTTGACCGTGTTTCTCAGGCTTACGACCTCTGGACTATGGGCTTACTCCTTCTAGAGTTCGTGACTTGGTATCTCAAAGGATGGGAAGGCGTTGATGAATTCTCCAAAAATCGATCAAAAGACGACGTTGGGAACGAGTTCAGTATGGACACATTTTACAACCTTGGAACGCAAAACGGGAGGACAGTCGCTATCCTGAAGCCATCCGTCAAGAAGGTATGTGACTTCATCTCCTACTGCTTTTTCGGGTGCTCATGCAAGGCACAGTGGGCTCAGCATTTACACCAAGACCCTCACtgctctctctttctccatGTTCTCATCACCTACATCACGCACCACCTGATCCGGGTGAACTACAACGAGAGAGACACGAGCAAGGAAGTCGCACAGAAGTTGAAGGATATGGCCGAAAAATGCGCAAGAGATCCGCAATATGCGTGGTATGGATGTCCTAAGCCTCCGAACAAGTCCGACACTGCCCGCACCGACAACACTGTCTCGGATGACGGCTATGGCGGCGCAGACCGCCAAGAAGTTGCGGATTCGTGCCACACTTCCCCAGAGACCTGCTTCCACGATATCTACAAACCAGATCCTATGGAAGACGTCGTTGCGCTGGATGATCTGCGCAATGACACTCCAACACCTACCCGCAGAACCTTTGCCAATGGGTCAGACGTTATGCCTCCTCCCAGAAGCAACACCACCATGCAACAAGCTTTACACGAGCAAACCCCCGAAACAATGGGGTTCCCCTATCAGTATCAGTTTACTTCGGCACTGACGCACAGCCCTCCCCCCAGCCCACACTTTACTAGCCAGGCAAGCACAATCACCGAGAACGGTGATGAAGAGCGCTTGACGTTGAAAAGGGACCGGGACGATATTTTTAATGACTCACTAGGACGGGAGGTAAAGCAGCCGAAGCTGGATGCCAATGGTATGGGCTTATAA
- a CDS encoding Protein kinase, with product MAQEADAKDDESNTLHIVLLRRTTKTVSECPSQIHHVPVSQATFKQITESFHTHRALARIITRKDTEFLYCLQVNDSFEPERLVYNYRTSATWPNDVAVSVTHDPKFRSTTAIFFGLDDSQEHTLMERMKDSLDDFYHPLALVGAVCELERDRLVTEHARPMEGRYLEKNLEWSSGSSESLASGSETETMEDVLGLRFDSSFLLTGLTAARRQLSRIVEHIEKLRNDDEMAVFMRGARCWASKEIKTGSGDADRSRQLRHTAERLQQRLNQISDEFEMKLDSVRTSMEDMMATTQVVISRIARHDNQINMAISVATRRDNSQMRSIAFVTMFYLPLTSIATIFSMNVFNWDAKDGENLMTTHFWLYLAVAGVSTVLTLGLWVFYTGMRTRLFSKKKDEEAAEAGSPTT from the exons ATGGCACAGGAGGCGGATGCAAAGGACGATGAATCGAACACACTCCACATAGT ACTACTTCGCCGAACTACGAAAACAGTTTCCGAGTGCCCATCACAGATTCACCATGTCCCAGTGTCCCAAGCAACATTTAAGCAGATCACCGAGTCATTCCACACGCATCGGGCTCTAGCTCGAATAATCACTCGCAAGGATACAGAGTTTCTCTATTGTCTACAGGTGAACGATAGCTTTGAGCCAGAAAGACTAG TTTACAACTACCGCACTAGCGCAACATGGCCTAACGACGTTGCGGTCTCTGTAACTCATGATCCGAAGTTCCGATCCACGACAGCAATCTTCTTCGGACTAGACGATAGCCAAGAGCACACGCTGATGGAGAGGATGAAGGATTCACTAGATGATTTCTACCACCCCCTCGCACTAGTCGGTGCGGTGTGCGAACTCGAGCGCGATAGACTGGTCACAGAGCATGCTCGTCCCATGGAGGGCAGATACCTCGAGAAGAATCTAGAGTGGAGTTCCGGTAGCAGCGAGAGCCTGGCATCCGGCTCAGAAACCGAGACAATGGAGGATGTTCTCGGCTTGCGCTTCGACTCGAGCTTTCTCTTGACCGGCTTGACAGCTGCCAGGCGGCAACTTTCGAGAATAGTTGAGCACATTGAGAAATTacgcaacgacgacgagatggcTGTATTCATGAGAGGTGCCAGGTGTTGGGCGAGCAAGGAGATCAAGACCGGGAGCGGAGACGCGGACCGGAGTAGGCAGCTCAGGCACACAGCCGAGCGACTTCAACAGCGTCTCAACCAGATCTCCGACGAGTTCGAGATGAAACTTGATAGCGTCCGAACCTCTATGGAGGACATGATGGCCACAACCCAGGTG GTCATCAGCCGCATAGCCCGGCATGACAACCAGATAAACATGGCGATTTCTGTGGCCACAAGACGAGACAACTCTCAGATGCGGTCGATTGCCTTCGTGACGATGTTTTATCTCCCTCTCACGAGTATTGCT ACAATTTTCTCCATGAATGTGTTCAACTGGGACGCAAAGGACGGGGAGAATCTCATGACGACACACTTTTGGCTTTACTTGGCGGTTGCCGGGGTCTCGACGGTTCTCACTCTTGGGCTGTGGGTTTTTTACACTGGAATGCGAACGAGATTGTTttcgaagaagaaggatgaGGAAGCAGCTGAGGCTGGGTCACCAACTACGTAG